The proteins below are encoded in one region of Triticum aestivum cultivar Chinese Spring chromosome 1B, IWGSC CS RefSeq v2.1, whole genome shotgun sequence:
- the LOC123086717 gene encoding uncharacterized protein, protein MPQLRRRQRRRLLPLYRRFRASPPAAAPAHPPLHGRLRARLALTADEASNLHLLNPITGAHAALPPIATLHHVESCADGEGRLMYNVFDRGDPEPTPFEAREARDCMYHRVTLSCSPAAGSACIVLLVHMPVGELSYARLGNERWTWISPDDHQLMSISWGFMDSFYNEDDGLFYVLRSHRSVFTLNFNGPSLVVKKIMRRVRKGDDPSSMYILQAPWGDILQIWRWRSYTDSSTPVELPRDLLGHNEDDIDRYIELRTTEIEVYKVDLENQALVKMTNLAGHALFLGYNSTMCVATKDFPALKPNCVYITDDSFEYVNMCKHNWREIGVWDIENKSLQTFDSDLVTNSWMNWPSPVWITPSLF, encoded by the coding sequence ATGCCGCAACTCCGCCGCAGACAGCGCCGTCGTCTGCTGCCCCTTTACCGGCGATTCCGTGCGAGTCCCCCTGCCGCAGCCCCCGCTCACCCGCCACTCCACGGTCGGCTCCGCGCACGGCTGGCTCTCACCGCCGACGAGGCCTCCAACCTCCACCTCCTCAATCCAATCACGGGCGCCCACGCCGCGCTCCCGCCCATCGCCACTCTCCACCACGTCGAGAGCTGCGCCGACGGCGAAGGCCGCCTCATGTACAACGTCTTCGACAGGGGCGATCCGGAGCCGACCCCCTTTGAGGCGCGCGAGGCCAGGGACTGCATGTACCACCGTGTCACCCTCTCCTGCAGCCCGGCGGCTGGGAGCGCTTGCATCGTGCTGCTGGTGCACATGCCGGTCGGCGAGCTCTCTTATGCCCGGCTCGGCAACGAGCGGTGGACGTGGATCTCCCCCGACGACCACCAGCTCATGAGCATCAGCTGGGGCTTCATGGACTCTTTCTACAACGAGGATGATGGTTTGTTCTATGTGCTTCGCAGCCACAGGTCCGTCTTCACCCTGAATTTCAATGGGCCATCCCTTGTTGTCAAAAAGATCATGCGAAGAGTTAGGAAGGGAGATGATCCTTCTAGCATGTACATCCTGCAAGCTCCATGGGGTGATATTTTGCAAATATGGAGGTGGAGGAGCTACACTGACTCCTCAACACCTGTGGAGCTTCCTAGAGATCTGCTGGGTCACAACGAAGATGACATAGACCGGTATATTGAGCTGAGAACAACTGAAATTGAGGTCTATAAGGTTGACCTTGAGAACCAGGCACTTGTGAAGATGACAAACTTAGCGGGTCATGCACTATTCCTTGGTTATAATAGCACCATGTGTGTTGCCACTAAGGATTTCCCAGCATTGAAGCCGAACTGTGTCTATATCACAGATGACTCTTTTGAGTATGTCAACATGTGTAAGCATAACTGGCGAGAAATCGGAGTTTGGGATATAGAAAACAAGAGCCTGCAGACTTTTGATAGTGATTTGGTTACTAATTCCTGGATGAACTGGCCTTCTCCGGTTTGGATAACACCCTCCCTGTTCTAG
- the LOC123106812 gene encoding uncharacterized protein isoform X1 translates to MAGALAIAVAAAAAAGSYDRDWAGLPEEILLMFMRELEIPDLVRSGAVCVSWHAVYLAVRRHRFPLPIPRNQLPCLLYACRDSAADGAVVRCPFTGDSVQVPLPLPPLTRHSTVGSAHGWLVTADEASNLHLLNPITGAHAALPPITTLHHVESCTDAEGRLTYNVRAVIRSRSPLTLARPGTACTTVSPSPAARRLEAVASCCWCTCRTASSLTPGSATSGGRGSPLTTTSSWASAGASWTLSTMRTKIMRRDRKGKDPSSMYILQAPWGDILQIWRWRSYTDSSTPVELPRDLLGHNEDEIDRYIELRTTEIEVYKVDLENQALVKLTSLANHALFLDYNSTMCFATKDFPALKPNCVYITDDSLEYVNMCNHNWREIGVWDIENKSLQTFDSDLLTNSWMNWPSPVWITPSLF, encoded by the exons ATGGCGGGCGCTCTCGcaatcgccgtcgccgccgccgccgccgccggttcttACGATCGCGATTGGGCGGGGCTGCCGGAGGAAATACTCCTGATGTTCATGCGGGAGCTGGAGATCCCCGACCTCGTCCGCTCAGGTGCTGTCTGCGTCTCGTGGCATGCTGTTTACCTAGCCGTCCGCCGCCATCGCTTCCCCCTTCCGATCCCCCGGAATCAGCTGCCCTGCCTGCTCTACGCATGCCGCGATTCCGCCGCAGACGGCGCCGTCGTCCGCTGCCCCTTCACCGGCGATTCCGTCCAAGTCCCCCTTCCGCTGCCCCCGCTCACCCGCCATTCCACGGTCGGCTCCGCGCACGGCTGGCTCGTCACCGCCGACGAGGCCTCGAACCTCCACCTTCTCAATCCCATCACGGGCGCCCACGCCGCGCTCCCGCCCATCACCACCCTCCACCATGTCGAGAGCTGTACCGACGCCGAAGGCCGCCTCACGTACAATGTCAGGGCGGTGATCCGGAGCCGATCCCCTTTGACGCTCGCGAGGCCAGGGACTGCATGTACCACCGTGTCACCCTCTCCTGCAGCCCGTCGGCTGGAAGCAGTTGCATCGTGTTGCTGGTGCACATGCCGGACGGCGAGCTCTCTTACGCCCGGCTCGGCGACGAGCGGTGGACGTGGATCTCCCCTGACGACCACCAGCTCATGGGCATCAGCTGGGGCTTCATGGACTCTTTCTACAATGAGGACCAAG ATCATGCGCAGAGATAGGAAGGGAAAGGATCCTTCTAGCATGTACATCCTGCAAGCTCCATGGGGTGATATTTTGCAAATATGGAGGTGGAGGAGCTACACTGACTCGTCAACACCTGTGGAGCTTCCTAGAGATCTGCTGGGTCACAACGAAGATGAGATAGACCGGTATATTGAGCTGAGAACAACTGAAATAGAGGTCTATAAGGTTGACCTTGAGAACCAGGCACTTGTGAAGTTGACAAGCTTAGCGAATCATGCACTATTCCTTGATTATAATAGCACCATGTGTTTTGCCACGAAAGATTTCCCAGCACTGAAGCCGAACTGTGTCTATATCACAGATGACTCTCTTGAGTATGTCAACATGTGTAACCATAACTGGCGAGAAATCGGAGTTTGGGATATAGAAAACAAGAGCCTGCAGACTTTTGATAGTGATTTGCTTACTAATTCCTGGATGAACTGGCCTTCTCCGGTTTGGATAACACCCTCCCTTTTCTA
- the LOC123106812 gene encoding uncharacterized protein isoform X2: MAGALAIAVAAAAAAGSYDRDWAGLPEEILLMFMRELEIPDLVRSGAVCVSWHAVYLAVRRHRFPLPIPRNQLPCLLYACRDSAADGAVVRCPFTGDSVQVPLPLPPLTRHSTVGSAHGWLVTADEASNLHLLNPITGAHAALPPITTLHHVESCTDAEGRLTYNVRAVIRSRSPLTLARPGTACTTVSPSPAARRLEAVASCCWCTCRTASSLTPGSATSGGRGSPLTTTSSWASAGASWTLSTMRTKIMRRDRKGKDPSSMYILQAPWGDILQIWRWRSYTDSSTPVELPRDLLGHNEDEIDRYIELRTTEIEVYKVDLENQALVKLTSLANHALFLDYNSTMCFATKDFPALKPNCVYITDDSLEYVNMCNHNWREIGVWDIENKSLQTFDSDLLTNSWMNWPSPVWITPSLF; this comes from the exons ATGGCGGGCGCTCTCGcaatcgccgtcgccgccgccgccgccgccggttcttACGATCGCGATTGGGCGGGGCTGCCGGAGGAAATACTCCTGATGTTCATGCGGGAGCTGGAGATCCCCGACCTCGTCCGCTCAGGTGCTGTCTGCGTCTCGTGGCATGCTGTTTACCTAGCCGTCCGCCGCCATCGCTTCCCCCTTCCGATCCCCCGGAATCAGCTGCCCTGCCTGCTCTACGCATGCCGCGATTCCGCCGCAGACGGCGCCGTCGTCCGCTGCCCCTTCACCGGCGATTCCGTCCAAGTCCCCCTTCCGCTGCCCCCGCTCACCCGCCATTCCACGGTCGGCTCCGCGCACGGCTGGCTCGTCACCGCCGACGAGGCCTCGAACCTCCACCTTCTCAATCCCATCACGGGCGCCCACGCCGCGCTCCCGCCCATCACCACCCTCCACCATGTCGAGAGCTGTACCGACGCCGAAGGCCGCCTCACGTACAATGTCAGGGCGGTGATCCGGAGCCGATCCCCTTTGACGCTCGCGAGGCCAGGGACTGCATGTACCACCGTGTCACCCTCTCCTGCAGCCCGTCGGCTGGAAGCAGTTGCATCGTGTTGCTGGTGCACATGCCGGACGGCGAGCTCTCTTACGCCCGGCTCGGCGACGAGCGGTGGACGTGGATCTCCCCTGACGACCACCAGCTCATGGGCATCAGCTGGGGCTTCATGGACTCTTTCTACAATGAGGACCAAG ATCATGCGCAGAGATAGGAAGGGAAAGGATCCTTCTAGCATGTACATCCTGCAAGCTCCATGGGGTGATATTTTGCAAATATGGAGGTGGAGGAGCTACACTGACTCGTCAACACCTGTGGAGCTTCCTAGAGATCTGCTGGGTCACAACGAAGATGAGATAGACCGGTATATTGAGCTGAGAACAACTGAAATAGAGGTCTATAAGGTTGACCTTGAGAACCAGGCACTTGTGAAGTTGACAAGCTTAGCGAATCATGCACTATTCCTTGATTATAATAGCACCATGTGTTTTGCCACGAAAGATTTCCCAGCACTGAAGCCGAACTGTGTCTATATCACAGATGACTCTCTTGAGTATGTCAACATGTGTAACCATAACTGGCGAGAAATCGGAGTTTGGGATATAGAAAACAAGAGCCTGCAGACTTTTGATAGTGATTTGCTTACTAATTCCTGGATGAACTGGCCTTCTCCGGTTTGGATAACACCCTCCCTTTTCTAG